One genomic window of Magnolia sinica isolate HGM2019 chromosome 3, MsV1, whole genome shotgun sequence includes the following:
- the LOC131240072 gene encoding uncharacterized protein LOC131240072 — protein sequence MVSANKHHPLPPPPQNPKNPNFPTTGDSDGKDPPSLPTHISQSSSSKTPLTIDGSEEDTALRLSGSLTREEVLRRRSRRVKQLARYYKSQYWALMDEVRAQYRGYYWKYGKSPFKEEGDSAAAAAEGSGENNGDFRNGCGGSGDSMKKCAFGGCKSKAMALTNYCHSHILSDSKQKLYKACSYVIKSAQTGQVICGKPVLRAAVPSLCTVHFQKAQRHVSQALKKAGLSGSSSNKPAPKFHVIVAEYVHQIQNRRREARNAAIENDAIRDENGG from the exons ATGGTCTCTGCTAACAAGCACCACCCTCTTCCTCCACCACcccaaaaccctaaaaaccctaaCTTCCCCACCACCGGCGACAGCGATGGCAAAGACCCACCGTCGCTCCCCACCCACATCAGCCAATCGTCATCGTCCAAAACCCCCCTCACCATCGACGGCTCCGAAGAAGACACGGCCCTCCGCCTCTCCGGTTCGCTGACTCGGGAAGAAGTCCTGCGACGCCGCTCCCGCCGAGTCAAGCAACTCGCCAGGTACTACAAGAGCCAGTACTGGGCCCTGATGGACGAGGTCAGGGCCCAGTACCGAGGGTATTATTGGAAATACGGGAAAAGCCCTTTCAAGGAAGAAGGAGATAGCGCTGCCGCCGCTGCTGAAGGGAGCGGCGAGAATAACGGTGATTTCAGGAATGGTTGCGGTGGCAGTGGCGACAGCATGAAGAAATGCGCTTTTGGGGGGTGTAAGTCGAAGGCAATGGCGCTGACGAACTATTGCCATTCTCACATACTTTCAGATAGCAAGCAAAAGCTATACAAGGCTTGCAGCTATGTTATCAAGag TGCGCAAACTGGACAAGTTATTTGTGGGAAGCCAGTGCTGAGAGCTGCTGTGCCCTCCCTTTGTACCGTTCACTTCCAAAAGGCTCAAAGACACGTCTCACAGGCTTTGAAGAAGGCAGGCCTTAGTGGTTCCTCATCCAACAAGCCAGCTCCAAAATTTCACGTCATAGTTGCAGAATATGTTCACCAAATCCAAAACAGAAGAAGAGAAGCACGGAATGCAGCCATTGAGAATGATGCAATTAGAGATGAAAATGGTGGTTGA